The following coding sequences lie in one Rutidosis leptorrhynchoides isolate AG116_Rl617_1_P2 chromosome 6, CSIRO_AGI_Rlap_v1, whole genome shotgun sequence genomic window:
- the LOC139855236 gene encoding pentatricopeptide repeat-containing protein At4g31070, mitochondrial-like has protein sequence MTNFFVRRFSSNSIAQSDFKLVKKCKDLMLQGLHVEALQLYKNQQPHFHLHSFTFVLPSLIKACSFSQIHHGLGLQLHSHSLKLGLDSEPIVSNSIISFYAKVCDVESARKVFDEMPQRDFISWNSLINCFVKNGNCVEALEIFKKMYESGSVAKPELIASIVSIWAHYGCASVGKMIHALSIVDERFEKQSVFLSTALVDLYWRSEDSVTAFRVFDAMTDKNEVSWTTMIAGYVSTNDYLIALDCFRRMQRDGIKPNRVTLISVLPACIELGTVSLGKQIHGYAFRYGLSTDIRVISSLVHLYSKHTDSLPHAEILFEKSTQKDVVLWSTIIAGYSQFKQTAEKSITLLNQMRKDGIQPNFVTILSVLTACTNIPSLALGCGLHGYVVKSGLDYDMSITNSLCNLYSKCGSLKESHQVFREMSAPDCISWSALINAYGVHGCGEEALQLFSEMKEKGIKYDSVTFLSVLSACNHSGLIEEGCRLFSEAVKSESEIVNVEHYACYIDLLGKAGKIELAIDVLRTMPMKPSPKIMSSLVSAFKIHGRLDYVESLLSWFVESEPGNVANYTLLIMIYAEFGKWLNVEGIQKDMKLSGLKKNYGYSRLES, from the coding sequence ATGACCAATTTTTTTGTTAGAAGATTTTCATCCAATTCAATTGCACAGTCAGATTTCAAACTTGTTAAAAAATGCAAAGATTTGATGTTACAAGGATTACATGTTGAGGCTCTTCAACTTTACAAAAACCAACAACCCCATTTTCATCTTCACTCTTTCACTTTTGTTCTTCCTTCACTCATTAAAGCTTGTTCCTTTTCTCAAATTCATCATGGCCTTGGACTTCAGCTTCATTCTCATTCCCTTAAATTGGGTCTTGATTCAGAACCTATAGTTTCAAATTCAATAATCTCTTTTTATGCTAAAGTTTGTGATGTTGAATCAGCACgtaaggtgttcgatgaaatgcctcAAAGAGATTTCATATCATGGAATTCATTAATAAATTGTTTTGTAAAAAATGGAAATTGTGTGGAAGCATTAGAGATCTTTAAAAAAATGTATGAAAGTGGGTCTGTTGCCAAACCTGAGTTGATTGCTAGCATTGTTTCTATATGGGCCCATTATGGGTGTGCAAGTGTAGGGAAAATGATTCATGCTCTTTCAATAGTTGATGAAAGATTTGAGAAACAATCAGTGTTTCTATCAACTGCACTTGTGGACTTGTATTGGAGGTCCGAGGATTCCGTGACGGCGTTTCGTGTTTTTGATGCGATGACGGATAAAAACGAGGTTTCGTGGACTACCATGATTGCAGGATATGTTTCAACTAATGATTATTTGATAGCACTTGATTGTTTTAGACGAATGCAGAGAGATGGTATTAAGCCTAATAGAGTGACACTAATTAGTGTTTTACCCGCATGTATCGAATTAGGTACAGTTAGTCTTGGCAAACAAATTCACGGGTATGCTTTTCGTTATGGGTTGAGTACAGATATACGTGTAATATCATCTTTAGTTCATTTATATTCAAAGCACACAGATTCATTACCTCATGCAGAAATACTGTTTGAAAAGTCAACGCAGAAAGATGTTGTACTCTGGAGTACAATAATCGCAGGATACTCTCAATTTAAACAAACTGCCGAGAAGTCAATCACACTGTTGAATCAAATGCGAAAAGATGGGATTCAACCAAACTTTGTAACCATATTATCAGTACTTACTGCTTGTACTAATATACCATCATTAGCCCTTGGATGTGGACTACATGGCTATGTGGTTAAGTCAGGTTTAGATTATGATATGTCCATAACAAACTCTCTGTGTAATTTGTACTCAAAATGCGGTTCACTTAAAGAATCACATCAAGTTTTTCGAGAAATGTCTGCACCAGATTGTATTTCTTGGAGTGCACTTATTAATGCATACGGTGTACATGGTTGTGGTGAAGAAGCCTTACAACTGTTTAGTGAGATGAAAGAAAAAGGTATAAAGTATGATTCAGTCACATTTCTTTCTGTGTTATCAGCATGTAACCATTCTGGGCTAATCGAAGAAGGGTGCAGATTATTTTCTGAAGCTGTAAAAAGTGAAAGTGAAATAGTAAATGTGGAGCACTACGCTTGTTATATTGATCTTCTTGGAAAGGCGGGGAAGATTGAATTAGCTATTGATGTGTTGAGAACAATGCCTATGAAACCTAGTCCAAAGATTAtgagttctttagtgtctgcttttAAGATTCATGGAAGATTGGATTATGTGGAAAGTTTGTTAAGTTGGTTTGTGGAATCAGAACCTGGTAATGTGGCTAACTATACGTTGTTGATTATGATTTATGCTGAATTTGGAAAATGGTTGAATGTGGAAGGTATACAGAAGGATATGAAATTAAGTGGATTGAAAAAGAATTATGGGTACAGTAGACTTGAAAGTTAG
- the LOC139855234 gene encoding DExH-box ATP-dependent RNA helicase DExH15 chloroplastic-like, with product MLPEVWFIFSRKGCDVEVQYLEEYKLLDKCEMSEVDLALKRFRIKYPDAVRESAVKRILRGVAAHHAVCLPLWKSFIEELFQRRLVKVVFATETLAAGFNMPARMAVISPLSKESESGRVNLSPNELLQMAGRAGRRALLIFVSTSSSLQWISTPMLASVPEFCFEEKGREAEGK from the exons ATGTTGCCTGAAGTTTGGTTTATCTTTAGCAGAAAAGGCTGTGACGTGGAAGTTCAGTATCTCGAAGAATACAAGCTATTAGACAAGTGTGAGATGAGTGAAGTTGATCTGGCCTTAAAACGATTTCGAATCAAGTATCCCGACGCTGTTCGGGAATCAGCTGTAAAGAGGATACTTCGAGGGGTTGCAGCTCATCATGCTGTTTGTTTACCTCTTTGGAAATCGTTTATCGAAGAGTTATTTCAAAGAAGGCTGGTTAAAGTTGTTTTTGCTACTGAAACACTTGCTGCTGGTTTCAACATGCCTGCACGAATGGCTGTTATTTCGCCACTTAGTAAAGAGAGTGAAAGTGGACGGGTTAACTTGAGTCCAAATGAGTTGCTTCAAATGGCGGGTCGGGCTGGACGTAGAG CTTTGTTAATTTTTGTTTCTACT AGCAGCAGCCTGCAATGGATTAGTACTCCAATGTTAGCCTCTGTTCCAGAGTTCTGTTTTGAAGAGAAAGGAAGAGAAGCAGAAGGAAAATAA